Within the Ochrobactrum vermis genome, the region TTCATCGATTGGACCCGGCCACCTTCATGCAAATCATCGCCCTCGATCATGTTCAGCTGGCAATGCCAGAAGGCCAGGAACAAAAAGCGCGCGATTTTTATTGTTCAATCCTTGGTTTTAACGAAGTTCCAAAACCCGAGAATCTGGCAGCTCGCGGCGGCTGCTGGTTTGAAATGGGAACGATCAGGCTTCATCTGGGCGTTGAGCGCCCTTTCGCACCTGCGCACAAGGCACATCCTGCATTTCTGGTCGACGATCTGCAGGACATGATCGCATATCTTGCAAGAGCCGGTGTCGAAGCCGTCGTGGATGAGCCGTTGCAAGGTTATGAGCGTTGCTACATCCGCGATCCATTCGGCAACCGCATCGAATTGATGCAGAAAACCGCCTGATGGCAACGACCATCAGGCGATAAGGCTCAATTCGCTACAGCAGCTATGATACGGCAAAGCCCTTCGCGCACTACCGACTTGCTGGTTGTCTGCCCCGCCTGAATACTGAAAATCGCATCGACACGTGTGCCCTTACCTTGCGCCCGTGCAGTTACGCGCAAGGTCTGGATACGGCCCGATCCGGTCGTTTCCTGAAAAGCATCAATGGAAGCGAGCTGCTTGTTGATCTTGATGCCCGAGAAACCTTCGGCGGCGACAGCTTGTGCCAGACGCTGCAAGGCGGTCGACGATTTCACGCCGGCAAAGCTTTGTGTCGAGCGATAGCTCATGGCTGTCACGAGCGGAACGCCCTCGGACTTGAAATTCTGTTCGCACGAAGCAGCAAAGCCCGCCCCGGCTGTCGTCAGGGTCAGCAGACCCGCAATCAGGAACACCCGCATTCATCTCTCCCTCAACTCTATACAAGAGGACTAATAAGCTGTCATAGCCGCGCCGCCAACGGCAAGTTGATGCCCATGCGGCAACACTTCACTGGATTGTGGTCGGTGCAGCCATTATATCCGCTCAAGAGCCCGCCCTCCGGCACCAAGACACTCGACAAGCGATCATGACCGTTCTCATCAATCAGCCTCACCCGTCCATCGATCCGGTTTCAATTGAAAAGCTGGTGGCCATTTTCTACGGACGGGCGCGCGAAGATGCAGTCATCGGGCCTATTTTCGCCGACGCGGTTCACGATTGGGACCATCACATCGCACAGATCGCCGCGTTCTGGTCGTCGGTTATTCTCAAGACCGGCAGCTATGAAGGGCGCCCTATGGCGCCGCATCTGAAGCTGGGACTGAAGAACGAACATTTTGACCGCTGGCTCGAGCTTTTCGAGAAAACCGCGCGCGAAATATTCCCGCCCGAAGCCGCAATCATTTTTATCGACCGGGCACGACGCATTGCCGACAGTTTTGAAATGGCAATCGCCACCAATACGGGACAGATTTCCGCACCACGCCATTCTCGCCGCCCTCTTTAACCAAAAGAGGGCGCAACCCTTGCGGGCAATGCAACATATCTTGTCATCGAATATTTAACTATATAAGCACGTCCCCAGAATAAGCGGACTGCAACTCAGTCACGTCAACAGAAAATAAAGGCTTGCGGGAGCAGATAAAGCCAAATGCGCGGTGGTGTGTTTGCGATGTAGCTAATATTCGCAATATATCACTTGCATAAAGGGGCAGAATTTCGAACAGTTGCCGCAGCTTTTTGAAAGCTCAAGAGATCGTGTTGTCGCGTCAACCCAGACGCGAACATTCGACTTGAGCGGATATGCAGGGAGATAAAATATGAATGAATCCATTCGCGAACTTTTGGCCAAGGTCGGCAGCCTGCCGGGAGCAGTGACCGACATCGCCGACGATGCCGATCTTTACAGCGCGGGCCTGTCCTCCTTTGCATCGGTCCAGCTCATGCTTGGTCTGGAAGACAAGTTCGATATCGAATTTCCCGACCAGTATCTCAATCGCAAGTCTTTCGCGAGCATCAAGGCCATCGAACAGACGATCACCCAGATTCTCAAGGACAAAGAGGCCGCATAATGAATGCCGGGGCGGGAAACAGTCTTTCAGAGCGCGTGGGCCGCGTTGCGGACATAGCGGGTAAATTTTCCGATAGCGTCGATAAGGAAGGCCGCTTCCCGCGCGAAGCAATCGATGCAATGAAGGCCGAAGGTCTGCTCGGCATTCAGGTGCCGACCGAGTTCGGCGGCGAGAGCGCAGAAATCGACCAGATTGCGGAACTATGTTGCGTTCTCGGCCAGTCCTGTGCGTCGAGCGCAATGATTTTCGCCATGCATCACATCAAGCTCTCCAGCGTGGTGGAACACGGCCAGACTGTCGAATGGCACCGGCACTTCATGCGCAAAATCGCGAAAGACCAGTTGTTGCTTGCATCGGCTACGACCGAAGGCGGCATCGGCGGCGATCTGCGCAACTCGATCTGTGCCATCGAGGTCGAAGGCGACATCTGCCGTCTGGAAAAGAACGCCACCGTCATTTCCTACGGCACCTATGCGGATGCCATTCTAATCACGTCGCGATCACACAAGGATGCTGCGTCGTCGGATCAGGTGATGACCGTGTTCCTGAAAGACCAGTACACGCTCGAAAAGACCCACGATTGGGATACACTCGGCATGCGTGGCACTTGCTCGGAAGGATTTGTATTCCGCGGCGAGGCTGACAAGGCGCAGATCCTGCCACATCCCTTTGCCGAAATCGCGGCGCAATCCATGCTGGCGCAGTCGCATACGCTGTGGAGCTCGCTCTGGTACGGCATCGCTGTCGATGCAGTCAACCGGGCGCAGGCATTCGTGCGCGCCGCCGCAAAGCGCAATCCGGGCGCACCGCAGCCGGGTGCCTTGCGCGTTGCCGAAGCATCCAACATGCTTCAGATGCTCAAGTCCGAAATCGTCGCCTGCCTCAAGACCTATCGCGAAGCGAAGCACGATCCTGACAAGCTGGCATCGATGGGCTTTGCGATTGCAATGAACAATCTCAAGATTGCAGCGTCACAGACGATCCTTCAGATCATCAATCACGCCATGCTGGTCTGCGGCATTATGGGCTACAAGAACGGTACGCCTTTCAGTCTCGGACGTCATCTGCGTGACGCGCATTCCGCGCAGCTGATGATTTCCAACGAGCGCATCCTCGGCAATACGGCCACCATGCTGCTCATTCACAAACAAAACACCAGCCTTTTGGGATAATCGTCATGGATGCTCAGAGATCATTTCTAGACCGGCTTTTCGATTCCGGTCTCCTGATCGACACCGGCGTGGAAGGTCTATATGGACGCTCCGGCCAGTTCGAAGATGTCATCCAGGCATTTGAACGCCTGATCGACCGTACCGGAGGCAATGACGGCGCCGAAGCGATCCGCTTCCCGCCCGGCATGAACCGCGCTTTCTTCGAAAAAAGCGGCTACATGAAAAGCTTCCCGCAACTGGCCGGTACGGTGCACAGCTTCTGCGGCTGCGAGCTTGACCATGTCAACCTCATCAAATGCATGGATGAAGGCACCGACTGGACGCTGGAACAGAAGGCGACGGACATCGTTCTGACGCCTGCAGCCTGTTACCCGCTCTATCCCACGATTGCCAGGCGCGGACCGCTGCCGCAGGGTGGCGGTCTTTACGACCTGCAATCCTACTGCTTCCGTCATGAACCTTCGGTCGACCCTGCCCGCCAGCAGCTTTTCCGCATGCGTGAATATGTGTGCATGGGCACCGAGGCCAATGTGATGGCATTCCGCCAGCTCTGGATCGACCGTGGCACAGACATGATGAAGAAGGTCGGGCTGCCAGTTGAAATCGACGTCGCCAACGACCCGTTCTTCGGACGTGCAGGCAAGTTGCTGGTCAACAACCAGCGCGACCAGAACCTGAAGTTCGAACTGCTGATCCCGATCACCAGCGTCGAGAAGCCGACCGCCTGCATGAGCTTCAACTATCATCAGGACCAGTTCGGCGTGAAATGGGGCCTGTCGCTTGACGACGGTGCCGTGGCACACACCGCCTGCGTCGGGTTCGGACTGGAACGCATTGCACTGGCGCTCTTCCGTCACCACGGTCTGGATGTTGAGATCTGGCCGGAAAATGTACGCAAGGAATTGTGGGGCTGATCGCGACTATGCAGGCTGTTTTTCCGAACATCGCGCCCGACCGTTACACGCCGCACGCTTTGCATGCCCAGACGCGTATCTGGCCGGAAACCAACTGCTATGTCGATCTCTGGATCGAAGTGCTGGCAGCATTGGGTGTCGCTCCGGAAGCCATGCTCGGCTTCACGCTCACACAGGATTTCGAGGGCGACCAGTTCACCTTCTTCAAGGTGCCGCTGGAAGACCTCGAAGCCCTGTACGGGGTGCGGGCGACGGAGCTTGCAATTTTCGATCGTGTGGAAAGCCATGTGGCCGAGCAGATTGCACGCGGCCGCCTGTGCATGATCGAAATGGACAGCTACTTCATGCCGGATACGCATGGCGTCAGCTACCGGACTGAACATGGCAAGACGACCATCGCCATCAATCGTATGGACGTTGAAAACCGCTCGCTGGATTATTTCCACAATGGCGGTTTTTATCATCTGGAAGGCGACGATTTCGACGGTGTTCTTCAGCGTCATCTGACGGAAGTCGACCTGCCCTTCCTGCCGTACACGGAATTCGCCAAGTTTCCAAAGAATGTGCCGGATGAAGCGCATCAGCGACGCGTTGCAGAAATCCTTCTGGCACGCCATTTTGCTCGCAGGCCGAAAGAAAACCCGATCCGCGCGTTTGCCAGCGCTTTTCCTGGACAGGTAGAAGCAATCGCAGAGCGTCCGTTCGGCTTCTTCCATAAATATGCCTTCAACACACTGCGTCAGCTCGGCGCAAATTTCGAACTCGCGGCAAGTCACCTCGACTGGCTGGGGCAAGGCAAGCGTTTTGCAACGGCCTCAACGGATGCCTTGCAGATTGCGGAAACAGCAAAGGCTGTTCAGTTCCAGCTCGCCCGTGCTGTGATGCGCAAGAAATTCGACGCATTGGCCGGAACGCTGCAACCCGCAGCAGATGCCTGGGATCGGATGATGGCAGCGCTTGCAACGGAACTCGGTCGCGATGCGGCTTGAACTGAACCCGACCAGCCGCCCACTCTCGACCGGGTGGCGGCTTGTCATCACTGGCCCGGATGCGGCACAATCGCCGCACGACGCCAGGTCCGGTGAAACGATCGATGATGCCCCCGTGCCCGGCACGGTGGCGGAAGCCCTGGAAAGAGCCGGGCGTTTCGACCGAAAAAATCCCATACCGCTCGACAATCAGGATGCTTGGTATTTTCTCGATCTTGAGGAAACAGCCGGCCCTGCCACGCTCCATTTCGGTGGGCTTGCCACCATTTGCGACGTCTTTTTCAACGGCGAATTGCTGCTGCAAACCGACAGCATGTTTCTTGGCCATGACGTGCCCGTCATGCTGTCGGGCAAGGACGAACTTGCCCTGTGTTTTCGTGCACTCGCACCCCATCTCGGCCAGAAAGGTCCGCGTGCCCGCTGGCGCACGCAACTGATGAACACACAGGGCCTGCGCCTCATCCGCACAACGGCTCTAGGCTATATGCCCGGCTGGTGCCCGGAAGTGCACGCCGCAGGTCCGTGGCGGCCGATTTCAATCAGCCGCACCGATCCCGAAGCCATATCCGACATCTCCATTCAGGCAAGATTGGCCGAAACCGGCAATGGAGAACTTCAAGTCAGTTTTACCTATAGCGGCAAGGCCGCAACGCCCACCCTCCATTGCGCGGGGCAACAGGTCGTCTGCGAACGTCAGACCGGCGATCAATGGGCGGCACGGCTGACGCTTCCCAATGTCGAACCATGGTGGCCACACACGCACGGCAATCCGGCGCTTCACAATGTCGAACTTTCGCTCCACGGTGAAAAGCAGTTGCTCGGGCGCACCGGTTTTCGCCGCATCGAGGTCGACCGCGGGACGGACGGCAAGGGATTTGCACTCAGGATCAATGGCGAAAAGATCTTCTGTCGTGGCGCGGCATGGAGCTCCGCCGATATCGTCCGCCTTCCCGGCGCGCGCGGCGATTACGAACCGTGGCTGAAGCTCGCACAGGAAGCGGGCATGAACATGCTGCGGCTGAGCGGCATCACCGCCTACGAAACACCGGACTTCTACGCGCTTTGCGACGAGCTGGGCATCATGGTGTGGCAGGACTTCATGTTCGCCAATTTCGATTACCCGGTGAAAGACGAAGCGTTTATCGCGAAAGTACAAGCGGAAGCTCCCCAGCTTCTCACTGCCATCAGACATGCCCCATCGCTGACGGTCCTTTGCGGCGGTAGCGAAATTTACCAGCAGGGCGCGATGATGGGCCTGCCGGAAGCAACCTGGAAAGGTCCGCTGACCGAGGAAATTCTACCCGGTATTGCTGGTGAGCTTTGCCCGAATATTCCCTATGTGCCGAATTCGCCCTGCGACGGTGCCCTGCCCTTCATCAGCAATGAAGGTGTCAGTCACTATTACGGCGTCAGTGCCTATTGCCGTCCGCTGGAAGATGCACGACGGGCGGAAGTACGTTTTGCGACCGAATGTCTGGCCTTCTCCAACGTGCCGGAAGCACGCACGCTGAAAACCCGTCTCGATGTACCTCCGGTTCACGATCCGCGCTGGAAGGCACGTGTGCCCCGCGATCGCGGCGTGTCCTGGGATTTCGAG harbors:
- a CDS encoding VOC family protein; protein product: MQIIALDHVQLAMPEGQEQKARDFYCSILGFNEVPKPENLAARGGCWFEMGTIRLHLGVERPFAPAHKAHPAFLVDDLQDMIAYLARAGVEAVVDEPLQGYERCYIRDPFGNRIELMQKTA
- a CDS encoding group III truncated hemoglobin, which encodes MTVLINQPHPSIDPVSIEKLVAIFYGRAREDAVIGPIFADAVHDWDHHIAQIAAFWSSVILKTGSYEGRPMAPHLKLGLKNEHFDRWLELFEKTAREIFPPEAAIIFIDRARRIADSFEMAIATNTGQISAPRHSRRPL
- a CDS encoding acyl carrier protein, whose protein sequence is MNESIRELLAKVGSLPGAVTDIADDADLYSAGLSSFASVQLMLGLEDKFDIEFPDQYLNRKSFASIKAIEQTITQILKDKEAA
- a CDS encoding acyl-CoA dehydrogenase family protein, which encodes MNAGAGNSLSERVGRVADIAGKFSDSVDKEGRFPREAIDAMKAEGLLGIQVPTEFGGESAEIDQIAELCCVLGQSCASSAMIFAMHHIKLSSVVEHGQTVEWHRHFMRKIAKDQLLLASATTEGGIGGDLRNSICAIEVEGDICRLEKNATVISYGTYADAILITSRSHKDAASSDQVMTVFLKDQYTLEKTHDWDTLGMRGTCSEGFVFRGEADKAQILPHPFAEIAAQSMLAQSHTLWSSLWYGIAVDAVNRAQAFVRAAAKRNPGAPQPGALRVAEASNMLQMLKSEIVACLKTYREAKHDPDKLASMGFAIAMNNLKIAASQTILQIINHAMLVCGIMGYKNGTPFSLGRHLRDAHSAQLMISNERILGNTATMLLIHKQNTSLLG
- a CDS encoding amino acid--[acyl-carrier-protein] ligase, with amino-acid sequence MDAQRSFLDRLFDSGLLIDTGVEGLYGRSGQFEDVIQAFERLIDRTGGNDGAEAIRFPPGMNRAFFEKSGYMKSFPQLAGTVHSFCGCELDHVNLIKCMDEGTDWTLEQKATDIVLTPAACYPLYPTIARRGPLPQGGGLYDLQSYCFRHEPSVDPARQQLFRMREYVCMGTEANVMAFRQLWIDRGTDMMKKVGLPVEIDVANDPFFGRAGKLLVNNQRDQNLKFELLIPITSVEKPTACMSFNYHQDQFGVKWGLSLDDGAVAHTACVGFGLERIALALFRHHGLDVEIWPENVRKELWG
- a CDS encoding DUF1839 family protein, which gives rise to MQAVFPNIAPDRYTPHALHAQTRIWPETNCYVDLWIEVLAALGVAPEAMLGFTLTQDFEGDQFTFFKVPLEDLEALYGVRATELAIFDRVESHVAEQIARGRLCMIEMDSYFMPDTHGVSYRTEHGKTTIAINRMDVENRSLDYFHNGGFYHLEGDDFDGVLQRHLTEVDLPFLPYTEFAKFPKNVPDEAHQRRVAEILLARHFARRPKENPIRAFASAFPGQVEAIAERPFGFFHKYAFNTLRQLGANFELAASHLDWLGQGKRFATASTDALQIAETAKAVQFQLARAVMRKKFDALAGTLQPAADAWDRMMAALATELGRDAA
- a CDS encoding glycoside hydrolase family 2 protein — translated: MRLELNPTSRPLSTGWRLVITGPDAAQSPHDARSGETIDDAPVPGTVAEALERAGRFDRKNPIPLDNQDAWYFLDLEETAGPATLHFGGLATICDVFFNGELLLQTDSMFLGHDVPVMLSGKDELALCFRALAPHLGQKGPRARWRTQLMNTQGLRLIRTTALGYMPGWCPEVHAAGPWRPISISRTDPEAISDISIQARLAETGNGELQVSFTYSGKAATPTLHCAGQQVVCERQTGDQWAARLTLPNVEPWWPHTHGNPALHNVELSLHGEKQLLGRTGFRRIEVDRGTDGKGFALRINGEKIFCRGAAWSSADIVRLPGARGDYEPWLKLAQEAGMNMLRLSGITAYETPDFYALCDELGIMVWQDFMFANFDYPVKDEAFIAKVQAEAPQLLTAIRHAPSLTVLCGGSEIYQQGAMMGLPEATWKGPLTEEILPGIAGELCPNIPYVPNSPCDGALPFISNEGVSHYYGVSAYCRPLEDARRAEVRFATECLAFSNVPEARTLKTRLDVPPVHDPRWKARVPRDRGVSWDFEDVRDAYLEMLYGYDPARLRREDVEQYLHLSRAVTTEVMETTFAEWRRPESTCFGALLWMFQDLLPGAGWGMIDATGEPKASWYGLKRAFRSQQLALTDEGINGLAIHILNEQLESADLSLELACLRAGSQPVVSGRRDLAIAGRSAITIPATDLFGAFFDVTYAYRFGPAAHDVTVARLKRNNITAAEAFHFPLGRTKAFHDAAIEAVPVEENGNWFLDLKTPVLAQSVSIDAGDWRAAENWFHLAPNETKRIALIQRKDAPEKPTGEIRIAGSSRIVWF